GTTTAACATTTGTAAGGTGCTTGTTAACAGGGCGTTTCATCCCTGGCCATCCGAAGTTTTCTTAATTTAACCGTTTCCTGACTGGAATTTCCGTACCTTTACGTCCGTATGTTGAGATAAAAGCATAAAGCACTGAAATATTCACTTCTCTCCAGTCCGGAAAATCTTTTCTTTACTGCTCTCCTCAATTGACAACGCTAACGATGAAGAAGCGTTCTAATTTTTATTACTGAACAGATATAACAATATGCTATTTGAGCAATTAGGGCTAATTGAGCCCATTTTAAAAGCGATTAAAGCCGAGGGCTACACTACACCTACTCCCATACAATTAAAATCAATCCCCATCGTATTGGAAGGGAAAGACCTGCTGGGATGCGCACAAACAGGTACCGGTAAAACAGCAGCTTTCGCAATTCCCATTTTACAGTTATTGCATAACAGCAAACCTGAGAAACCAGGCTTCAAACATATTCGTACGCTGATCCTTACACCTACCAGGGAACTGGCAGTGCAGATCGATGAAAGCTTCGAATCTTATGGTAAGTATACGGGTCTCAAGCACGACGTTATTTATGGTGGGGTACCGCAGCACAGGCAAACAATTGCCCTGCGCAACGGGACCGATATCCTGGTTGCCACTCCCGGCAGATTGCTGGATCTGATGAATCAGGGCTATATCTACCTAAGTCACCTGGAGATATTTGTGCTGGATGAAGCGGATCGTATGCTGGATATGGGCTTTATCAATGACATTAAGAAAGTGATCAGAGAGCTGCCACAGCAAAGACAAACCCTGTTCTTTTCTGCTACCATGCCGCCGAATATTTCGCAACTGGCTAATTCCCTGTTGTATAATCCGGAGAAGGTAGCTATCACACCCGTGGCGACTACCGCGGAAATGATTGAACAGTCGGTATATTTTGTAAAAAAGAAAGACAAGCAGTCATTGCTTGATTATATTCTGAAAGACAAAAACATTGAGCGTACTATCGTGTTTACACAAACCAAACATGGTGCAGACAGGATTGCCAAGAACCTGAAGAAACGCAACATCAACGCAGATGCGTTGCACGGCGATAAATCGCAGGCTTCCCGTCAGAATACGCTGAATAACTTTAAGAATGGCCGTTTACGCGTACTCGTAGCTACTGATATTGCCGCAAGAGGTATTGATGTGGATTCACTGGAGCATGTTATTAATTATGACCTGCCGAATGTGTCTGAAACCTACGTACATCGTATAGGTCGTACCGGCCGCGCCGGTGCTTCCGGTATTGCCATGTCTTTCTGTGATACAGAAGAAAGGCCGTTCCTGAACAGCATCAATAAACTGACCAAACAAAAAATTCCCGCAGTAAGCCATCCGTTTGAAGAGGCAGCCCTGATAGAAGCCAATAACGCTGATCCTGATGCGCCAAAGGCAGATCCCAGAAGGCCGAAACCCAAGAACAGAAGAGGCCGGGTAGATAAAAGAGACAAAATAGATTTTTAAGGCAACCCCCACCAACCAGGATCAAACCTGGTTTACAGGGATTGTTGTTTATAAAAAGGATCTTAAAACCTGCGCATTGCGCGGGTTTTTTTATGCAACAGGGTGCAGGATTTAAATTAAACCTGGGGGAGTTCAGTCATGCAAATATTTGGCAGATTAATTTTTTTATTCTACGTTTGACCGGAAAAACTAAAACGTTTTACCAAAATCTGCCAGCATACAATAGAAAGTTAAGTACGATAAGTGTTAGTATAGTTTTATGAGATAATCAACGCACGTAATTATTATGATTTGAATTGCACTATGATTGAATAGTGAGTTACTTGTTATATTTCTGATACTCCTTTGCCAGTGCTACAATTAAACAATGAACAGCTAAACCTGCAGGCTGTAGCTGCGGGCAGCGAAAAGGCTTTTAAAGCATTATTTGACCAGTATCGTGGTCGGTTATTCTATTATGTTTCCCGCTTCATAAAATCGGAGCAGGTAGCAGAAGAATTGGTCCTCGACGTATTTATGAAAATATGGACCGGCCGGGAACTTATTTTACAGATCAATAATTTTGATGCTTTCCTTTTCCGTATTGCACATAATAAATCCATCGATTTCCTGCGTTCAGCCGCCAGAGATCAGCGTTTCCATGAGTTGTTATGGGAAGAGATCCAGGTAGCTGCTACCGATCAACCGGATACAATGATCATGGCGCGGGAGTATGAAGAAAAAGTTCGGAAAGCTATTTCCCTCTTATCTCCCCAATGTAAAAAAGTATATAGCCTTAGCCGGGAACAGGAACTTACACATGACCAGATAGCCCGTCAACTAAATATTTCCAGGGCTACCGTCAATAACCATATCGTTCTTGCTCAACGGTTTATCCGCAATCATCTCGCTAAAGAGATTGATCTGGCCGTCCTTTTTCTCCTCCTGGGAAAAATTTAAAAAAAATTTCACATTGCTTTAGTTATCCGGCATTTTTTATTCGTCTTATTGATAGCAGGCTGCTTTGCTCACAGCAAATTATATTATGGATAACAGAGATGCAAACCCGTGGGAATACTTGGTAGCACAGTATCTGGCCAATCGGATTACAAAAGATGAGCTGGAATTACTGTTGCAGAAAGCCGGTAGGGAAGAAGATATAGAAACACTGTCAGCCGTGCTGAAAGATCGCTGGGAAGAAGCGAAAGAAGCCGGTGATCAGGACAACCGTGACTGGGATACAAAGTTTGAAGCCATGATGGCTGCTGCTCCCCGGATTCCGGTGAAAAGGAACATCCGCCGTTTTGTGCGTATGGCAGTTGCTGCCGGCATTTCTTTATTGCTGGGTATCAGCAGTTACTTCCTGTTCTTTAAAAAAACAGCGTCGGTACCTGTACTAACGCAAACGGATAAACGTTACGATAAAGCGCCTGGTACTGTAGGAGGCATCCTCATACTGGCCAACGGTGAACGCATTGAACTGGACAGCGCCGGCAACGGTATACTGGCGGTGCAGGGACAAACAAAAGTAATCAACCGGCAGGGGCGTATTACCTATAACGCTTCCGGCGCCGGCAACGAAAAAATACTGTATAACACTATTACCACACCAAGAAGTAAACAGTATCAGCTGGTACTGGCCGATGGTAGCAGGATATGGCTGAATGCCGCTTCTTCTGTACGTTATCCTACTGCTTTTACCGGCGACGAAAGAAGTGTGGAAATCACCGGCGAAGCCTACTTCGAAATCGCCACCGTTAAGCATAAAGGAAAGAAAATACCCTTTGTTGTACATGCCAACGGCATAGCTGTACAGGTGCTCGGTACCCATTTTAATATCAATGCCTATAGCGATGAAAATACCGTCAGCACCACACTCCTGGAAGGCAGCGTACTCGTTACAAAAGGTAATGCGAAGCAACTGCTGAAGCCAGGGGAGCAGGTAAGAGCCGATCGTAATGATCACCTGTCTGTATATAAAGATGTGGACACAGACGCGGTACTTGCCTGGAAAAACGGCTACTTCTCTTTTAATCAGGCCGACCTGGCATCCGTCATGAGACAGATAGCACGCTGGTACGATGTGGATATCGTATATGAAGGCGCCGTACCGGACCGCCGTTTTGGTGGTGAAATATCCCGCAATACCAATGTATCACAGGTATTGGAAATACTGGAAGAAAGTAAAATACATTTTAGAATAGAAGAAAACAGGATCGTCGTATTACCATAACAAAAAGCCGCCCTGAGGTGAGAGTCAGTGCGGCCGGCAGTTCTGGTATACTAATCATACAATTTGTTGGAACGAATTGCTTATTACTCAACCAAAACCACTACTAAAGTATGGAAAAAATTCTACGTGACGCCTGGTATTTCAGCCGCCGGGTGCTTCCTAAAACACTCCTGTTTATGAAGTTGACAGTCATCCTTCTTACAGCTGCCTGTCTGCAGATAAGCGCCAAGAGCTATTCGCAGAAGGTTACGTTGTCCGAAAAAAATGCACGGCTAGGGAAAGTGTTCCGTGAAATAAAGAAACAAACAGGCTACTCTTTTTTCTTTGATGAGTCCTGGATGAAACAAGCAGATGTGGTAACTATCAATGTGAAAAACGCATCCCTGGAAAAAACACTGGAGATCTGTTTTAAAAATCAACCACTTACCTATTCTATCATTGGCAACACCGTGGTATTAAAACAACGGGAACTGGTAGCTGATGATAAAACGCTGACTGCCGCTACGTTGCCGCAGGAACAATTCAAAGGGATAGTAAGAGACGATTCAAAGGCGCCCCTGGCAGGTGTTTCCGTGCGCATAAAAGGTACCAACAAAGGTACGACCACAAATGTAAACGGTGAGTTTACACTGGCTACAAAACCCGGTGATGTGCTACAATTCAGCTTTGTAGGCTTTCAGTCCCAGGAAGTTACAGTAGGCCAGCAAACTTCCCTGAACATCGTGATGCAGATAGCCAGTAATGAACTGGGCAACATCGTGGTAACCGCTTTGGGTATCGCCAAAAGAGACCGTAAACTTGGTTATGCTGCTACCAAAGTAAATGTAGAAGAGGTCAGGAATGCGAATACCGTATCTCCCATTACTGCGTTGCAAGGTAAAGTAGCTGGGGTGAACATCAACGTAATGGGTGCGGCAGGTGTACAATCATCTCCCAGCATTATGATCCGCGGCGCTAAATCACTCAGCAAAAATAACCAGCCCATTTTTGTAATAGACGGAATGGTATTGGAAAATAACCTGGTGAACGGTGATGATATTGACCAGGGTTCGCAGTTGAAAAACCTGAATCCGGATGATTATGAATCGATTACTGTACTGAAAGGGGCAGCGGCTACTTCGTTGTATGGTTCCCGTGGCGCTAACGGCGCTATCGTGATCACTACCCTGAAAGGCAAGGCTGGTCAGGGTATTGGCGTGAGCTTCAGCTCTACTTACCAGACACAGGTGATTTATGACAACGGTTTGCCCTTGCAGAATGTGTACGGCAGTGGCGCCATCGCTTACCGCGAAGGCAATTTCAAACCGGATGGTACACAGGTGGCTACCTCTTACAGCTTCGGCCCTAAAATGGACGGTAGCATGCACCCTGCGATCTATGATGCTAACAAACAAGTACCTTATTCCTCCCAACCTGATAACTGGAAAACATTTTTTCAGAACGGAAAATATGTCAACAACAACGTATCACTCAGTGGTGGCAGCGAACAGGTAACTTATCGTTTCTCTTATTCCAACCTGCGCAACGATGGTACCTTACCAAATAACCAGGTAAACCGTAATAGCTTCGACTTCCGGACTACCGGTAAGATCAACAAGGTTTTTTCCGTGGAAGCGGGCGCCAGTTACGCCCTTACAGACGCATTGAACCCATACGGGCAAGGCCGCTACTACTGGACTTCCGGACAAAACCTCGGCTTCCTGACCTATTATTCAGTGCCCCGGAATACTAACCTGGCCGACTGGAAAGACAGCTACCGTAATGCCGATGGCTCCATGAAAGAATACAGCTATGCACAATATAATAATGTGGTAAGAGAGGCGTTCAACCGCTTTGATAATGTGAATAACAAACGTTCTGAAAAATCCCTGCTGGCCACCGTATTGCTGAAAGCACAGGTAAATGACTGGCTGGACCTGAGTGCCAAAGCCAATCTGAATAACTACCGGATCTTTTATGAAAATAAAGAAAAAGGTAAAGGCGCTTATGGGGCAGGTGGATCATACGGCCTGGGCGGACAATACAGCTCCGGTTATAACTTCCTGTTTATGGCGCATGCTGCCCGTAAACTGACCAAAGACCTGGACCTGGATGTGCGGGTAGTAAATGAATATTATGGTAATGGCAGACAGGAAGAATACAGCGCCGCTACAAAGGGCGGACTGATTGTTCCCAATGTATTTACATTATCCAATTCACTGGAAGATATCAGGGATAACCGGAAGTACAACTTCAAAACACCCAACGATAAAGTAATGGCAGTGGGTGGTATCGTAAACCTGAGCTATAAAGATTACCTGAACCTGGAACTCACCGGTCGCCAGGATTGGCTGTCATCCCTCACTTATCCTGATGGTGTACCCGGTGCAAATAATTTCGCCGTTTTCTATCCTTCTGTGAATGTATCCTGGGCATTTTCCGATATGTGGAGAACAACCATGCCTGAATGGCTTTCTTTTGGTAAGCTGAGGGCTTCCCTGGCCTGGGTAGGTACCGGTACAGGCGCTTATGCTACCAGCTTTGGCAGCTATACACAGGGTACCGTACTGGATCAGAATGGCAACTCTGTTGTGACTGCTACCATGCAGAACGCAGATGTATTACCCAACATGAACCTGAAACCGGAATTACAACGTTCCCTGGAGTTAGGTACTAACATCTCTATTCTGGATGACCTGGTAAACTTTGATGTGGCCTGGTATAAAACAAATACTTTCAACCAGATCCTGACCATCCCCGGTGTGCTGGAAACAGGTTATAAGAGAAGAAGGATCAATGCCGGTAATATTCAGAACCAGGGACTGGAAGTACTGGTAAATGTAACGCCTATACGTAAAAAAGATCTGCGCCTGGATCTATCGGTAAACTTCTCCCGGAACAGGGGTAAAATTATTTCCTTCTACCCTGGCATTACCAATTATGAGTTGATGGGTAACTATGATGGCGCCAGCGTATTTGCCTACGAAGGTGGTGCATTTGGCGTACTCACAGCCAACAGCTACCGGGAACATGATCCCAAAACAGGTTTGCCTATTATCCAGGTAGCCAGCCGCAATACTTCTATGGATCCCGAAACAAAACATGATTTCCAGGAATATTCATGGGTGGAAAAAACCTTTGATGCCAGTCATCCGAGGGAAGACATAGGGCGTGTGGAACCGGATTTCCTGGGAGGTTTTAATACCAACCTGCGCTGGAAACAATTTACCCTGTATGCACAGATTGATGGCCGCTTTGGTGGCCTGGCTTATTCAGAAGCCTATAACTATGGTATGCAACGCGGTAACCTGCTGAATACATTGCAATACCGTGATCAGGAACATGGCGGCGTAGAACGTATTGATTCCTATACCGGACAAAAAGTATACGATGGCGCTGTACCTGATGCCATATTTGCAGCAGGCGAAAAAAGCCCTAAAACACAGGAAGATATTGGCGGTATGACTTTCAAAGAGGCTTATGATAAAGGGCTGGTAGAATCATGGAAAGCGGGTTCCTATTATCTTAACTCCTATGGTTGGGGTACTTACCTGGACAATGGTTCAGTAACAAAAGTTTCCTGGCTGATGCTGCGTGAAATATCGCTGGGTTATCAGATTCCGAAAAATGTGATCAGCAGGGCGCACCTGAAAAATGCCAGTCTGCGTTTTACTGCCCGGAACATTGCTTACCTGTATAATGGCCTGACAGGCGGACAGAATCCGGAATCATTGCAGAGTAATAATCCGTTTAACCCGGTTATTACAGGCGCCGTGCCATTCTCCCGCAATTATGCCATAACATTAAACATCAGTCTCTAACCAGTTTAAGCCATACGAAAAATGAAGAAGATAAATAAAATAGCGTTAGGGTTGTTGATGGTAGCGGCTTGTGCGCAATCCTGCAAAAAGGATATGCAGGAGATCAATACAAACCCTGAGCAATTAAATGATACACGTCCTGAATTTTTGTTTACCAGCGCCACATTGAACTATACGCTGCCAGGGAGAAGTCAGCTGACGAACAAGTACAGTACTACTTTACGTTACATGCAGTATATCGTGGGAGATAATACAGATAAAAATACAATGGAAGCTCCCTATTGCGATCCTACAAAAACAACCTTTCCTGATCCGGGTAGCGGAGGGGCCACTTATAACGATTTCTATAACTCCACCGGCAGGGATTATCAACGGATCATCGACAAAATAGACGGCCTGGGAAGCGAGTCATTAAAGACCGCTTATAGCGACCTGCGTGCTATCTGTAATATCATGCTTGCATATGATGCCTGGAAAATAGCGGACGTTTATGGCGCCATGCCTTATTCCCAGGCATTTAAAGTACAGCAATACCCGGTTCCCGGTTACGATTTCAACTGGGATATGTACCAGGAATTTGACAAGCAGCTGAAAGCTGCAGTAAATGTGTTGAAAGCCAAAACTACGGGTCAGATCAATATCTCCAAACAGGATTTCTTTTATGCGGGTAATACAGATAAGTGGATGAGATTTGCGAATACCCTGCGTATAAAAATTGCACAGCGTTACGAAAAAAGGAATGCTGCCAATTTGCAGGCTGTATTGAATGATGTTGCCAGCAACTACGGCGGACAGGTGATTTCCAGTAATGAGGAGTCCTTTGGTTACAGCAATGTGAAAGACTGGAACAATAATGTGGATGACATTGATGCCATACAGAATGTATA
The Chitinophaga sp. MM2321 DNA segment above includes these coding regions:
- a CDS encoding DEAD/DEAH box helicase; protein product: MLFEQLGLIEPILKAIKAEGYTTPTPIQLKSIPIVLEGKDLLGCAQTGTGKTAAFAIPILQLLHNSKPEKPGFKHIRTLILTPTRELAVQIDESFESYGKYTGLKHDVIYGGVPQHRQTIALRNGTDILVATPGRLLDLMNQGYIYLSHLEIFVLDEADRMLDMGFINDIKKVIRELPQQRQTLFFSATMPPNISQLANSLLYNPEKVAITPVATTAEMIEQSVYFVKKKDKQSLLDYILKDKNIERTIVFTQTKHGADRIAKNLKKRNINADALHGDKSQASRQNTLNNFKNGRLRVLVATDIAARGIDVDSLEHVINYDLPNVSETYVHRIGRTGRAGASGIAMSFCDTEERPFLNSINKLTKQKIPAVSHPFEEAALIEANNADPDAPKADPRRPKPKNRRGRVDKRDKIDF
- a CDS encoding RNA polymerase sigma-70 factor, which codes for MLQLNNEQLNLQAVAAGSEKAFKALFDQYRGRLFYYVSRFIKSEQVAEELVLDVFMKIWTGRELILQINNFDAFLFRIAHNKSIDFLRSAARDQRFHELLWEEIQVAATDQPDTMIMAREYEEKVRKAISLLSPQCKKVYSLSREQELTHDQIARQLNISRATVNNHIVLAQRFIRNHLAKEIDLAVLFLLLGKI
- a CDS encoding FecR family protein, whose protein sequence is MDNRDANPWEYLVAQYLANRITKDELELLLQKAGREEDIETLSAVLKDRWEEAKEAGDQDNRDWDTKFEAMMAAAPRIPVKRNIRRFVRMAVAAGISLLLGISSYFLFFKKTASVPVLTQTDKRYDKAPGTVGGILILANGERIELDSAGNGILAVQGQTKVINRQGRITYNASGAGNEKILYNTITTPRSKQYQLVLADGSRIWLNAASSVRYPTAFTGDERSVEITGEAYFEIATVKHKGKKIPFVVHANGIAVQVLGTHFNINAYSDENTVSTTLLEGSVLVTKGNAKQLLKPGEQVRADRNDHLSVYKDVDTDAVLAWKNGYFSFNQADLASVMRQIARWYDVDIVYEGAVPDRRFGGEISRNTNVSQVLEILEESKIHFRIEENRIVVLP
- a CDS encoding SusC/RagA family TonB-linked outer membrane protein — translated: MEKILRDAWYFSRRVLPKTLLFMKLTVILLTAACLQISAKSYSQKVTLSEKNARLGKVFREIKKQTGYSFFFDESWMKQADVVTINVKNASLEKTLEICFKNQPLTYSIIGNTVVLKQRELVADDKTLTAATLPQEQFKGIVRDDSKAPLAGVSVRIKGTNKGTTTNVNGEFTLATKPGDVLQFSFVGFQSQEVTVGQQTSLNIVMQIASNELGNIVVTALGIAKRDRKLGYAATKVNVEEVRNANTVSPITALQGKVAGVNINVMGAAGVQSSPSIMIRGAKSLSKNNQPIFVIDGMVLENNLVNGDDIDQGSQLKNLNPDDYESITVLKGAAATSLYGSRGANGAIVITTLKGKAGQGIGVSFSSTYQTQVIYDNGLPLQNVYGSGAIAYREGNFKPDGTQVATSYSFGPKMDGSMHPAIYDANKQVPYSSQPDNWKTFFQNGKYVNNNVSLSGGSEQVTYRFSYSNLRNDGTLPNNQVNRNSFDFRTTGKINKVFSVEAGASYALTDALNPYGQGRYYWTSGQNLGFLTYYSVPRNTNLADWKDSYRNADGSMKEYSYAQYNNVVREAFNRFDNVNNKRSEKSLLATVLLKAQVNDWLDLSAKANLNNYRIFYENKEKGKGAYGAGGSYGLGGQYSSGYNFLFMAHAARKLTKDLDLDVRVVNEYYGNGRQEEYSAATKGGLIVPNVFTLSNSLEDIRDNRKYNFKTPNDKVMAVGGIVNLSYKDYLNLELTGRQDWLSSLTYPDGVPGANNFAVFYPSVNVSWAFSDMWRTTMPEWLSFGKLRASLAWVGTGTGAYATSFGSYTQGTVLDQNGNSVVTATMQNADVLPNMNLKPELQRSLELGTNISILDDLVNFDVAWYKTNTFNQILTIPGVLETGYKRRRINAGNIQNQGLEVLVNVTPIRKKDLRLDLSVNFSRNRGKIISFYPGITNYELMGNYDGASVFAYEGGAFGVLTANSYREHDPKTGLPIIQVASRNTSMDPETKHDFQEYSWVEKTFDASHPREDIGRVEPDFLGGFNTNLRWKQFTLYAQIDGRFGGLAYSEAYNYGMQRGNLLNTLQYRDQEHGGVERIDSYTGQKVYDGAVPDAIFAAGEKSPKTQEDIGGMTFKEAYDKGLVESWKAGSYYLNSYGWGTYLDNGSVTKVSWLMLREISLGYQIPKNVISRAHLKNASLRFTARNIAYLYNGLTGGQNPESLQSNNPFNPVITGAVPFSRNYAITLNISL